A genome region from Cucurbita pepo subsp. pepo cultivar mu-cu-16 chromosome LG02, ASM280686v2, whole genome shotgun sequence includes the following:
- the LOC111788184 gene encoding CBL-interacting serine/threonine-protein kinase 5-like, whose amino-acid sequence MEEDRNVLFGKYEIGKLLGKGTFAKVYYGKELESGESVAIKVLNKNQVRKEGMMEQIKREISVMRLVRHPNIVELREVMATKTKIFFVMDYVRGGELFAKVARGRLKEDVARKYFQQLISAVDYCHSRGVSHRDLKPENLLLDENGDLKISDFGLSALPEQLRNDGLLHTQCGTPAYVAPEVLRRKGYDGAKADIWSCGVILYVLLAGFLPFQDEDIITMFKKVFKAEFECPPWFSAESKRLISKVLVVDPERRITIGEMTRVPWYRKNFSRSLSFTMKEIIAEKTEDFDSDSPKLSTPKFFNAFELISSMSSGFDLSNLFENKMKAGSMFTSRCTVPTIMEKIETVAKRLSFKVSEVKDFKLRLQGQTEGRKGKLSMTAEVFEIAPEVAIVEFSKSSGDTLEYSKFCEEDVRPALKDIVWTWQGDCAANVDGHNGRFDGDERL is encoded by the coding sequence ATGGAGGAGGATAGGAATGTTCTGTTTGGTAAATATGAGATCGGGAAGTTGCTTGGGAAGGGAACTTTTGCGAAGGTGTATTATGGAAAAGAGTTGGAATCTGGTGAAAGTGTGGCGATTAAGGTTTTAAACAAGAATCAGGTCAGGAAGGAAGGGATGATGGAGCAGATCAAGCGCGAGATCTCCGTTATGCGACTTGTTCGTCATCCGAACATCGTTGAGTTGAGGGAAGTAATGGCGACGAAGACGAAGATCTTCTTTGTAATGGATTATGTTCGCGGTGGTGAACTTTTTGCCAAAGTTGCAAGAGGCAGACTCAAGGAAGATGTGGCTCGGAAGTATTTCCAGCAGTTAATCAGCGCCGTCGATTACTGTCACAGCCGTGGAGTATCTCACCGCGATTTGAAGCCAGAGAATCTGTTGCTGGATGAGAATGGAGATCTCAAGATCTCCGACTTTGGACTCTCCGCCTTGCCAGAACAGCTTCGGAACGACGGCCTTCTCCACACGCAGTGCGGTACTCCGGCGTACGTCGCACCGGAAGTACTAAGAAGAAAGGGCTACGACGGGGCAAAAGCCGATATCTGGTCTTGCGGTGTGATTTTGTATGTTCTGTTAGCAGGATTCCTTCCATTTCAGGATGAAGACATCATAACGATGTTCAAGAAGGTTTTCAAGGCCGAATTCGAGTGTCCGCCATGGTTCTCCGCCGAATCGAAGCgtttaatttcaaaagtcCTCGTCGTAGATCCAGAAAGACGAATCACAATCGGCGAAATGACGCGAGTTCCTTGGTACCGGAAAAATTTCTcaagatcgctctcattcaCGATGAAGGAAATAATCGCagagaaaacagaggatttcGATTCCGATAGTCCAAAACTATCGACGCCAAAATTCTTCAATGCGTTTGAGTTGATATCGTCAATGTCATCCGGATTCGATCTATCTAACTTATTCGAGAACAAAATGAAGGCAGGATCCATGTTCACATCGAGATGCACGGTGCCGACAATCATGGAGAAGATCGAGACGGTGGCGAAGAGACTGAGCTTCAAGGTATCGGAAGTGAAAGATTTCAAACTCCGGCTGCAAGGTCAGACGGAGGGGCGAAAAGGCAAGCTGTCAATGACGGCGGAAGTGTTCGAGATAGCGCCGGAAGTTGCCATAGTGGAATTTTCAAAGTCGTCCGGCGATACTCTGGAATATTCGAAGTTCTGTGAAGAAGACGTTCGTCCGGCTTTGAAAGACATCGTTTGGACGTGGCAAGGCGATTGTGCCGCTAACGTTGACGGACATAACGGCCGATTTGACGGTGACGAACGTTTGTGA